The Leguminivora glycinivorella isolate SPB_JAAS2020 chromosome 7, LegGlyc_1.1, whole genome shotgun sequence genomic interval AATCCTGGACTGGTTGGAAATAGACCACAGGTAGCTCCATGGATGGCAGGCCCTTCAACTTCTTTTATTCCGCCACAGCACATGCTACGTCCATTTTACATGCCACAACAATCTATGATGCAGCAACAACATAAATCAAACGTTCAAATTGAATATGTGAATGAGTCTGATCTTCAGAAACCTGAGGATACTGATGTTAGAGCAAAAGCCCAGGAGTATGTGGATACTGTGAAGAATGATGATGAATTGGCTTATAATCAATTTATGTCTTTTATGAAGAGGATAAGTTCAGGGGAGCTTAACTTGGGAGCAACAACAGAGACTAGTCAGAAGAGCAGAGATGAAATAATTGATGAAATGGCAGAAAAGTACAAAGATGAATGGGCAAAGTTGAGTGATGGCTTCAACTCAGACTACTGGAGTTCAGAAGCTGCAAACGGTATAGCAGAGGACTATGCATTTACTGAAGGAAATGTCATGTTGGAAAATAAGAATGCACTAGAATTAGGCAAAGAAAAACTAAAAATGGGTGATGTTCCTGGGGCTGTGTTATGCTTTGAAGCTGCTTGCCAGCAACAACCTGACTCAGCAGAAGCATGGTTTATGTTAGGAACAACACAGGCTGAAAATGAACAGGATCCCTTAGCAATTACAGCATTAAAGAAATCCCTACAAATTGATCCCAGGCAATTGGAAGCATACATCACACTTGCAGCTGCATACACTAATGAAAACATGCCTAGATATGCATTCATGTCTCTAATTGACTGGCTAAAAGCTAGCCCAAAGTACAGTGATTTGTTGCCTCAAGATATTGATCCTAAGAGTCTAGATTTGAAAGAGCTAGAAGCTCATGTAAAGTCACTGTATCTCAGAGCTGCCCAAATGAATCCCTCTCACATTGACCCAGATGTTCAAAATGCTCTAGGGGTAGTGTTCAATATTAGCCAGGAATATGACAAGGCTGTAGACTGCTTTAAGGCAGCTCTAATGGTTGCTAATACAGACTCAAAGTTGTGGAATAGACTTGGGGCAACATTGGCAAATAGTGAAAGATCTGAAGAAGCAGTTGATGCTTATCATGAAGCCTTGAACTTAGAGCCAGGGTTTATCAGGGCAAGATACAATGTTGGCATCACTTGTATGAATTTAGGTGCCCATAAGCAGGCAGCTGAGCATTTCCTAGTAGCATTGAACCAGCAATATAAAGCTAAGAACATGTTCCCTGAATCTACTTCTGGAGATATCAGTTCATCAACAATTTGGACAACACTGAGAATGGTGTGCTCATTTATGGGAGAACATGAAGTAGCCAAATTTGTAGATGAGAGAAATTTAAGTGAACTGAATAAGTTCTTTGAAGTTGAATAATACTATTTCATAACAACTATTATAAAATCATAACACTATCTTAAACTGGGTTAATGTTTACTGATACATACCGATATCCATTACACTACTGTATTACTGATAAGAAAGTGATAAGACAAGATGTAACTTATTTAATTCATATTTGGGgatatgataaaataatatacatattataatttgGGTGGTTATGTGGTATAGGTTTTATATAACAGGAAAAagctttatttaaataaatatttcttatattttttgttgttgtaaataaatgtgaatggtcaaattaaattattttttatactgtttagtggtgtgtgtgtgtggattgagtgagcaccttccgaaaataaaaaaaaatatgctgatcatttagtaaaagttctaaaacaattgtaaaacgaatctctgaatttgtaaaaagatataaatcaaaagatacagccattaacatgtgctcactcagttctcacaaactaccaacgaaaacagtgaatatattcatttattatatttcctcgcttcattgttcgatataattattaagtttacattattgtagtttatttaatctactggcaacatattgcacgcttattttagagatttataaaaaataagtatttcaattgccTCTAAACCCCACCCTCAGGTCGGTGTCAACCGGCGGTGGCAACCTCATTATTTTTTCGTGCACGGCAACAGACGCACGCGTCCACTGCACTATATTTTGATACTAAGTTTATCTTGGTCGTTGGCAATGCCAAAGCGTAAAACGCACTGACCAAGAAAAACAGTGGACtagtatttttatcatcatctaCGGATGATCACACAACGCGTACTTTTAACAAGACGCGAGCCTGGGGGTTGACCGTGAGTCAACACGAAGGCATAACTCATGTAAGACATGGTGATTCTATTACGAACACATGTTGATATGAACATTAGTTACTGAATGTTATCCGCGAGATAACACTAAGTAAGACGCGCATTCGCGCATATGGGTGAAATCTACAccgagagaaatttgcattgtgaattcaacaagttcgacttgttgcggtttatccgtttgaatcagccaaacgtatgtttaaaacaatatgtgtcaagttgtttttataaaatcgacttgttgattcaaatatattgccgattcaaatgacaagtcaagtagcttgttgtctgaaccaaagagcacgtaggtgctattttaaccaaaaaatttgttgaacgaacatgaaactggttgtattttctctcagtgtacccacaattttggtactatttttattttagtttttataaaactaaattatggctTGGTTTTTGTTCTGTTCAGAAAGCACCGTTGCTTTCTCGAACAAGAAGTCACGGAGACCGAAATGGTACATTCCGGACAACCAACTCGATTACCAGGACTCGAATTCTCCATACATCGAGAATGTTCCGGAGATCTTACCTGAAGACGCAACACCCTGCGGGTACGGCGCCAGGCTCAACTCCTGAAAATTCAGCTCCAAAAGTACCTGATTTGGACCCAGACCTGGTTACCGCGTTTAGGTGAGGCTATATACCGACCATACACCCATATTTGGGGAAAAATTCACGGTAACTTAGCCTCCCCTTGGTTATCATTAGTCCGCAAGGGTTTACCAAAGATTTGAAGGATAAGATATTAAAAGAATaccttatctccgaaaattgTACGTTTTTTTAAGCATTTAGATGCTTCATGCAGAAATTTCTGCGGCCATTACAGCCATGCTGTTTGTGGCAGCTGCCAGTTGGGTGTAGGCATTACAGCCATAAACCGAGCTATTACTGTTCTATTGACGTCTGATGATATATAAGATCACTGCTACCAAGCTGTTAAGCGACAGTTGTCGCATCTTATCAGACTTGCATTATTGCAAAACCCAAGCACGTACAAGGCTTGTCACACCCAGGTTATAAAAACCCTTCTTGACCATAATTCAAGATGCGGGCGATTTACTCTATGGAAGTAAACTCCCGGAAAAAATAAAAGCCTCAAAAGTAATTGAGAAACAATGGCTACAGATAAAAAAGTCTGTATATTCGGGAAAGAGCAACACGGCTCCATCAACTTCGACAACAACGTCGGCGCGCAACCAATACCAGTTTCAGGGAAACGGGTCAGGCCTTCCTCGTT includes:
- the LOC125227909 gene encoding peroxisomal targeting signal 1 receptor codes for the protein MSLNKLVGGDCGGNNSLVQLSNIVSRDAAISQPLSQSDRFVNEFMVQNSQIPQTFNMNALLNNIPEVEKIGTQQSKPTINPGLVGNRPQVAPWMAGPSTSFIPPQHMLRPFYMPQQSMMQQQHKSNVQIEYVNESDLQKPEDTDVRAKAQEYVDTVKNDDELAYNQFMSFMKRISSGELNLGATTETSQKSRDEIIDEMAEKYKDEWAKLSDGFNSDYWSSEAANGIAEDYAFTEGNVMLENKNALELGKEKLKMGDVPGAVLCFEAACQQQPDSAEAWFMLGTTQAENEQDPLAITALKKSLQIDPRQLEAYITLAAAYTNENMPRYAFMSLIDWLKASPKYSDLLPQDIDPKSLDLKELEAHVKSLYLRAAQMNPSHIDPDVQNALGVVFNISQEYDKAVDCFKAALMVANTDSKLWNRLGATLANSERSEEAVDAYHEALNLEPGFIRARYNVGITCMNLGAHKQAAEHFLVALNQQYKAKNMFPESTSGDISSSTIWTTLRMVCSFMGEHEVAKFVDERNLSELNKFFEVE